A region from the uncultured Draconibacterium sp. genome encodes:
- a CDS encoding Crp/Fnr family transcriptional regulator produces MAILSHEELEVLEKGCLQTEFSKGELIFKEGSPANHIVYIREGFVKLSKKGIGGKDYILSISKKGAYLGINNLNKKTKQFYISATALTPTKVCFIDIDKFSALLSKNCQFASEVISYIFEDEMNYYDRLVNNVQQQVPGRLASTLFYFRNSVYGENPFNLNITKVELAALIGTSRESVTRLLKEFQDEKIIKMNKSFIHIIDEAKLEQIRQKG; encoded by the coding sequence GTGGCAATTCTAAGCCACGAAGAACTGGAAGTATTGGAAAAAGGTTGTTTGCAAACTGAATTTTCAAAAGGGGAGTTAATTTTTAAAGAAGGTTCACCGGCCAATCACATTGTATATATTCGCGAAGGTTTTGTAAAACTCAGCAAAAAAGGCATCGGCGGGAAAGACTACATCCTGAGCATTTCGAAAAAAGGTGCTTACCTGGGAATTAATAACCTCAATAAAAAAACCAAACAATTTTACATTTCGGCTACTGCACTTACCCCCACCAAAGTTTGTTTTATCGACATTGATAAGTTTAGTGCATTATTAAGCAAAAACTGCCAATTTGCATCAGAGGTTATCTCTTATATTTTTGAAGATGAAATGAATTACTACGACCGGCTGGTAAACAATGTACAGCAACAAGTACCGGGTCGACTGGCCAGTACACTTTTCTACTTTAGAAATAGTGTTTACGGAGAAAATCCCTTTAACCTTAACATTACAAAAGTTGAGCTTGCAGCACTAATTGGCACCTCGCGCGAAAGTGTTACCCGTTTATTAAAAGAATTTCAGGACGAAAAAATCATTAAAATGAACAAGTCCTTTATCCATATTATCGACGAAGCAAAATTGGAACAAATAAGACAAAAAGGGTAA
- a CDS encoding SprT family zinc-dependent metalloprotease, with product MAKQVVQLKHIGEVTFSQNQRSKNIKLSVKPDKSVLVSFPFFISAKEALAFVVKNEAWIQQQQNKMQARVTPIKTGHEMETKLHKIKIVAGEKNTVKTDAGNITILVNNPGSDEALAYIEQVLTSVYRFEAKRLLPTRLNQLAQKYGFTYNKVSIRNNRRNWGSCSSQNNISLNLQMIKLPTSLIDYILLHELVHTEIKNHGPEFWKRLNQITDGKAREMAREVKKYSTYTL from the coding sequence ATGGCCAAGCAAGTAGTTCAACTGAAACACATAGGCGAAGTAACTTTTTCGCAAAACCAACGCTCCAAAAATATAAAGCTTAGCGTAAAACCCGACAAATCTGTACTAGTTTCTTTTCCTTTTTTTATTTCGGCAAAAGAAGCACTGGCTTTTGTGGTTAAAAACGAGGCCTGGATTCAGCAACAACAAAACAAAATGCAGGCTCGTGTAACTCCCATAAAAACAGGCCATGAGATGGAGACAAAACTCCACAAGATTAAAATTGTAGCCGGTGAAAAAAACACGGTAAAAACCGATGCCGGCAATATTACTATTTTAGTTAACAATCCCGGGTCAGACGAGGCGCTGGCATATATCGAACAGGTTCTCACCTCGGTTTACCGTTTTGAAGCCAAAAGGCTGCTACCAACAAGGCTCAACCAACTGGCGCAAAAGTACGGTTTTACCTACAACAAAGTTAGCATACGCAACAACCGCCGAAACTGGGGGAGCTGCTCCTCGCAAAACAATATTAGCCTTAACCTGCAAATGATAAAACTGCCAACATCGCTTATCGATTATATTTTGTTGCACGAGCTGGTACATACCGAAATTAAAAATCATGGCCCTGAATTCTGGAAACGCCTAAACCAGATTACCGATGGCAAAGCACGCGAAATGGCACGCGAAGTAAAAAAATACTCCACTTACACTTTGTAA
- a CDS encoding HlyD family efflux transporter periplasmic adaptor subunit yields the protein MQIRSRLMVLSLLLFFVCTIVSCNKKKDSPTIKTEVVSRGTVVASFICPAKVEPASIVSVVNPTRNSITAVYKTAGQKVEKGELILQLDKTNIQEEIARLKNQLQQKQNVLDKNKLNAKSAELDLDYSAEAKKARILKLKSTLEQQNKLLEAGGTSSARVEQIKQDIALAERDLDNQAEKNEIRLKQLQMDQQNLELQIASFKQNLASQQEMLRKTTVKAPVSGTIVELAGNIGEIVSIDEALVQIADDTAFKLLATAGKNKIDHILPGGPVNINIDGEKIKGSIGNVTVDDVAEWVQFDVFVAADGQNKLKKVSETEVEVIANDKENVLRIRKLPGMVLTKHIDVLLQKGDETIRTEIVLGTIGKDYCEVISGVNEGDIVLLAHPASVQELVVKQ from the coding sequence ATGCAAATCAGATCCCGTTTAATGGTTTTAAGCCTGCTTTTATTTTTTGTGTGTACCATAGTTTCGTGCAATAAAAAAAAGGATAGCCCTACAATTAAAACCGAAGTGGTAAGTCGTGGTACGGTGGTAGCTTCCTTTATTTGCCCTGCAAAAGTAGAGCCTGCAAGCATTGTTTCAGTGGTTAATCCTACCCGTAATTCAATTACCGCAGTATATAAAACTGCCGGACAAAAGGTGGAGAAGGGAGAGCTGATTTTGCAACTTGACAAAACAAATATTCAGGAAGAGATTGCACGCTTAAAAAACCAATTGCAGCAAAAACAAAATGTTCTTGACAAGAACAAGCTAAATGCAAAAAGTGCCGAACTTGATTTGGACTATAGCGCCGAAGCTAAAAAAGCACGCATTTTAAAATTGAAATCAACATTGGAGCAACAAAATAAATTGCTCGAAGCGGGAGGAACCTCTTCGGCCAGGGTAGAGCAAATTAAGCAGGATATTGCCTTAGCAGAAAGGGATTTAGACAATCAGGCCGAAAAGAATGAAATCCGGCTGAAACAGCTGCAAATGGATCAGCAAAACCTTGAATTGCAAATTGCCTCGTTTAAACAAAATTTAGCCAGCCAGCAGGAAATGTTGCGTAAAACAACTGTAAAAGCACCTGTTTCGGGAACCATTGTTGAACTGGCCGGTAATATTGGCGAAATTGTTTCAATTGATGAGGCTTTAGTTCAAATTGCCGACGACACGGCATTTAAATTGCTGGCAACAGCCGGTAAAAATAAAATCGACCATATTCTTCCCGGGGGGCCAGTTAACATTAATATTGACGGTGAAAAAATTAAGGGAAGCATTGGCAATGTAACTGTAGACGATGTTGCAGAGTGGGTTCAGTTTGATGTTTTTGTTGCAGCAGATGGACAAAACAAACTGAAAAAAGTGAGTGAAACAGAAGTGGAGGTAATTGCCAACGATAAGGAAAATGTTTTGAGAATAAGAAAACTACCAGGCATGGTTTTAACAAAACATATTGATGTGTTGCTGCAAAAAGGGGATGAAACCATTCGCACCGAAATAGTACTGGGAACCATCGGAAAAGATTATTGTGAAGTTATATCCGGCGTTAACGAAGGTGATATTGTTCTTTTAGCACATCCGGCCTCGGTGCAAGAGCTGGTGGTTAAGCAATAA
- a CDS encoding rhodanese-like domain-containing protein encodes MKKIFILIIGMALFAACDKTTSYNSVDEMVEQASQNLATLTVEQLKTKIDSFEMFNLIDVREPGEHNHGYIPGSVNIPRGTLEFNIGKEEFWESTGFYYPEKSELFVLYCKKGSRSILAAETLKKLGYENIYFLDGGWKKWELTYPLLQEKNLELESHGDQGEVGGC; translated from the coding sequence ATGAAAAAAATATTTATTCTAATTATTGGTATGGCATTGTTTGCAGCTTGTGATAAAACTACCTCATACAACTCGGTTGACGAGATGGTTGAGCAAGCAAGCCAGAACCTGGCAACATTAACTGTAGAGCAACTAAAAACAAAAATTGACAGTTTTGAAATGTTTAACCTTATTGACGTGAGGGAGCCGGGCGAACACAACCATGGTTATATACCCGGATCGGTAAATATACCCAGAGGCACGCTTGAGTTCAACATCGGGAAAGAGGAATTTTGGGAAAGTACAGGATTTTATTATCCTGAGAAAAGCGAACTATTTGTGTTGTATTGTAAAAAAGGCAGCAGAAGTATTCTTGCCGCAGAAACCTTAAAAAAACTAGGTTACGAAAATATTTATTTCCTCGATGGAGGATGGAAAAAGTGGGAATTAACGTATCCCTTATTGCAGGAAAAAAACCTTGAACTTGAGTCTCATGGAGATCAGGGAGAGGTAGGAGGTTGCTAA